In Streptomyces sp. NBC_00091, the following proteins share a genomic window:
- a CDS encoding MmcQ/YjbR family DNA-binding protein has product MVTVDDVRSLALALPRTEEHLIRDRVKFRIGRIVYLALSRDETELGFAFPKEERAALVASEPEKFSLPGAGDMRYHWVHARMAALDAGELEELVTDAWRMCVPAKVARAHLGDPDGGLPPAPGLDRLRAAAEVFAAFPGVDRSWLALVADTAPGLDLSGAGHRTALHRWLNAWGCRIRYPREGEPDPLGTGLGAWWDRHTLPGTPLAALTDRDIARLAAAYGDLAALPLGRRTLGPTAAAKALFALRPRTVMPWDAAIAARLHGGRDAQAFDRHLRTGRAWARAALAESGLDEDALTAELGRPGLPLAKVLDEYLYVTLSHSSGTPTPAPAQAPAPR; this is encoded by the coding sequence ATGGTCACCGTCGACGACGTACGGAGTCTCGCGCTCGCGCTGCCGCGCACCGAGGAGCACCTCATCCGCGACCGGGTGAAGTTCCGGATCGGCCGGATCGTCTACCTCGCCCTCTCCCGGGACGAGACCGAGCTCGGCTTCGCCTTCCCCAAGGAGGAACGGGCCGCGCTGGTCGCCTCCGAGCCGGAGAAGTTCTCACTGCCCGGCGCCGGGGACATGCGCTACCACTGGGTGCACGCCCGCATGGCCGCCCTCGACGCGGGGGAACTCGAGGAACTGGTCACCGACGCCTGGCGGATGTGCGTCCCGGCGAAGGTGGCCCGCGCCCACCTCGGGGACCCGGACGGCGGGCTGCCGCCCGCGCCCGGGCTGGACCGGCTGCGGGCCGCCGCCGAGGTGTTCGCCGCGTTCCCCGGCGTGGACCGCAGCTGGCTGGCCCTCGTCGCGGACACCGCCCCCGGCCTCGACCTCTCCGGCGCCGGGCACCGCACCGCCCTGCACCGCTGGCTCAACGCCTGGGGCTGCCGCATCCGCTACCCGCGCGAGGGCGAGCCGGACCCGCTGGGCACCGGCCTCGGCGCCTGGTGGGACCGGCACACCCTGCCCGGCACCCCGCTCGCGGCCCTCACCGACCGGGACATCGCCCGGCTCGCCGCCGCGTACGGGGACCTGGCCGCCCTGCCGCTCGGCCGCCGCACCCTCGGCCCGACGGCCGCCGCGAAGGCCCTCTTCGCACTGCGGCCGCGCACCGTCATGCCCTGGGACGCGGCCATCGCCGCCCGGCTGCACGGCGGCCGCGACGCGCAGGCCTTCGACCGGCACCTGCGCACCGGCCGGGCCTGGGCCCGGGCCGCACTGGCGGAGAGCGGCCTCGACGAGGACGCGCTCACCGCCGAGCTGGGCCGGCCCGGGCTGCCGCTGGCCAAGGTGCTCGACGAGTACCTCTACGTCACCCTCAGCCACTCGTCCGGGACGCCGACACCAGCTCCGGCGCAGGCTCCGGCTCCGCGCTGA
- a CDS encoding MarR family winged helix-turn-helix transcriptional regulator gives MHDLSRGDDAAAVNDLRSAVMRLGRRLKHQRVDESLSPTEMSVLGTLARCGQATPGELARREHVQPPSMTRIVALLEAKGLVTLEPHPEDRRQKVVRQTEEAEAMLEESRRKRNAFLAGLAAELTEDEWAKLRAAAPVLEKLAHL, from the coding sequence CCGCCGCCGTGAACGATCTCCGTTCCGCCGTGATGCGGCTCGGACGCCGCCTCAAGCACCAGCGGGTCGACGAATCGCTCAGCCCGACCGAGATGTCGGTGCTCGGCACCCTCGCCCGCTGCGGCCAGGCCACCCCCGGTGAGCTGGCCCGGCGCGAGCACGTCCAGCCCCCGTCGATGACACGCATCGTCGCGCTGCTGGAAGCCAAGGGACTGGTCACGCTGGAGCCGCACCCCGAGGACCGCCGCCAGAAGGTGGTCCGCCAGACGGAGGAAGCCGAGGCGATGCTCGAAGAGAGCCGCCGCAAGCGCAACGCCTTCCTGGCCGGGCTCGCGGCCGAGCTGACCGAGGACGAATGGGCCAAGCTCCGCGCGGCCGCACCCGTCCTGGAGAAGCTCGCGCACCTGTAG
- a CDS encoding YbaK/EbsC family protein, whose amino-acid sequence MTSATAIADSHAHARLLCLLADGGADYRLLRHAPEGRTELASLIRGHSLEQAAKCLVIRVALGRKQRRYVIAVVPGHRRVDLEAVRAEYGGTNASFAVREVAEELTGCVSGSIMPVSFDPSVEVVVDPALLEHEEIWFNAGRLDESVALSTASYLAVVRPRAARISAEPEPAPELVSASRTSG is encoded by the coding sequence GTGACCTCTGCGACCGCGATCGCGGACAGCCACGCCCACGCCCGCCTGCTCTGCCTCCTGGCGGACGGAGGAGCCGACTACCGGCTGCTGCGCCACGCCCCGGAGGGGCGTACCGAACTCGCCAGCCTGATACGCGGCCACAGCCTCGAACAGGCCGCCAAGTGCCTGGTCATCAGAGTCGCGCTGGGGCGCAAACAGCGCCGCTACGTGATCGCCGTGGTCCCGGGCCACCGCCGCGTCGACCTGGAGGCGGTGCGGGCCGAGTACGGCGGCACGAACGCCTCCTTCGCCGTCCGGGAGGTCGCCGAGGAGCTGACGGGCTGCGTCAGCGGTTCGATCATGCCGGTGAGCTTCGACCCCTCCGTGGAGGTGGTCGTGGACCCGGCCCTGCTGGAACACGAGGAGATCTGGTTCAACGCGGGCCGGCTGGACGAGTCGGTGGCGCTGAGCACCGCCAGCTACCTGGCGGTGGTACGGCCGAGGGCGGCCCGGATCAGCGCGGAGCCGGAGCCTGCGCCGGAGCTGGTGTCGGCGTCCCGGACGAGTGGCTGA
- a CDS encoding GDSL-type esterase/lipase family protein, translated as MRFMFVGDSMTIGRAGDYTWRYRMWQHLSATLGGSFEIVGPRSALYDTGDDTATSQAYAAPDFPAHARRHLAGWGEGWQHMAPLIGPAAGAARADVLLVSLGLIDLGFYTKADETAANVRRFVAAVREARPAVRMVFLPVIPNVRAEEDEPFASEVARFNELLAKAVADLTTDASPILLAARPEAYEIHHDTYDGTHPNASGEHRLAGEFAAVLHQAWGIGGPYRPAPHTPSNTP; from the coding sequence ATGCGTTTCATGTTCGTCGGCGACTCCATGACCATCGGACGCGCCGGCGACTACACCTGGCGCTACCGGATGTGGCAGCACCTCAGCGCCACCCTCGGCGGCTCCTTCGAGATCGTCGGCCCGCGCAGCGCGCTGTACGACACCGGGGACGACACCGCCACCAGCCAGGCCTACGCCGCCCCTGACTTCCCCGCACACGCCCGCCGCCACCTGGCCGGCTGGGGCGAGGGCTGGCAGCACATGGCCCCCCTCATCGGGCCCGCCGCCGGCGCCGCCCGGGCGGACGTCCTGCTCGTCTCCCTCGGCCTGATCGACCTCGGCTTCTACACCAAGGCCGACGAGACCGCCGCCAACGTCCGCCGCTTCGTCGCCGCCGTGCGCGAGGCCCGCCCCGCCGTCCGGATGGTCTTCCTGCCGGTCATACCCAACGTCCGGGCCGAGGAGGACGAGCCCTTCGCGAGTGAGGTCGCCCGCTTCAACGAGCTGCTCGCGAAGGCCGTGGCCGACCTGACGACCGACGCCTCACCCATCCTGCTGGCCGCGCGCCCGGAGGCGTACGAGATCCACCACGACACCTACGACGGCACGCACCCCAACGCCTCCGGCGAGCACCGCCTGGCGGGCGAGTTCGCGGCCGTCCTGCACCAGGCCTGGGGCATCGGCGGCCCCTACCGGCCCGCGCCGCACACCCCGTCAAACACCCCGTAA
- a CDS encoding aldo/keto reductase, which translates to MKYTQLGRTGLKVSRLVLGTMNFGPQTGEPESHALMDSALDAGINVIDTANVYGWGENKGRTEEIIGTWFAQGGRRREKTVLATKVYGSMAPEGEPWPNYDRLSAVNIRRAVDESLRRLKTDHIDVYQFHHVDRQTPFEEIWQAVEVLIQQGKILYAGSSNFPGWKIAQANEAAARTGRLGLVSEQCLYNLAERRAEMEVIPAAGAYGLGVIPWSPLHGGMLGGALRKAAASGRSWTGLSGNALADSSVRAQVQAYEDLLDKHGLEPGEVALAWLLTRPGVTGPIVGPRTQEQLASALRAVELELSAELLAALDEIFPGPGPAPEAFAW; encoded by the coding sequence ATGAAGTACACGCAGCTCGGACGCACCGGTCTCAAGGTCAGCCGCCTCGTGCTCGGCACCATGAACTTCGGCCCCCAGACGGGCGAGCCGGAGAGCCACGCACTCATGGACTCCGCCCTCGACGCGGGCATCAACGTCATCGACACCGCCAACGTGTACGGCTGGGGCGAGAACAAGGGCCGCACCGAGGAGATCATCGGCACCTGGTTCGCGCAGGGCGGCCGCCGCCGCGAGAAGACCGTCCTCGCCACCAAGGTCTACGGCTCCATGGCCCCCGAGGGCGAGCCCTGGCCCAACTACGACCGCCTCTCCGCCGTGAACATCCGCCGGGCCGTCGACGAGAGCCTGCGGCGGCTGAAGACCGACCACATCGACGTCTACCAGTTCCACCACGTCGACCGGCAGACCCCCTTCGAGGAGATCTGGCAGGCCGTCGAGGTCCTGATCCAGCAGGGCAAGATCCTCTACGCGGGCTCCTCCAACTTCCCCGGCTGGAAGATCGCCCAGGCCAACGAGGCCGCGGCGCGCACCGGCCGGCTCGGGCTGGTCAGCGAGCAGTGCCTGTACAACCTCGCCGAACGGCGGGCCGAGATGGAGGTCATCCCGGCCGCCGGGGCGTACGGGCTCGGCGTCATCCCGTGGTCCCCGCTGCACGGCGGCATGCTGGGCGGCGCGCTCCGCAAGGCCGCGGCGTCCGGCCGCAGCTGGACCGGCCTGTCGGGGAACGCGCTGGCCGACAGCTCGGTACGGGCGCAGGTGCAGGCGTACGAGGACCTGCTGGACAAGCACGGCCTGGAGCCCGGCGAGGTGGCCCTGGCCTGGCTGCTGACCCGCCCCGGTGTCACCGGCCCGATCGTCGGCCCGCGCACCCAGGAGCAGCTCGCCTCGGCCCTGCGGGCGGTGGAGCTGGAACTCTCCGCCGAGCTGCTGGCCGCCCTGGACGAGATCTTCCCGGGCCCGGGCCCCGCGCCGGAAGCCTTCGCCTGGTAG
- the thpR gene encoding RNA 2',3'-cyclic phosphodiesterase has translation MRLFAAVLPPPGATAELRAALDAAPRPDGLRWTAAAGWHFTLAFMGEVPDPLLPDLHARLARAAARTAPFPLRLHGVGHFGDRALWTGAAGGLDDLRLLAERADAAARRAGVPMEQHRRYTPHLTLARSHHGGTDLRPCLDALAGFEGTPWQVDTLSLVRSNLPTSGIPGEQPRYETVGAWTLSG, from the coding sequence GTGAGGCTATTCGCCGCCGTGCTGCCACCGCCCGGCGCCACCGCAGAGCTACGGGCCGCGCTCGACGCCGCGCCCCGCCCGGACGGCCTGCGCTGGACCGCGGCAGCGGGCTGGCACTTCACGCTCGCCTTCATGGGCGAGGTCCCCGACCCCCTCCTCCCCGACCTGCACGCCCGCCTCGCCCGCGCGGCGGCCCGTACCGCGCCCTTCCCCCTCCGCCTGCACGGCGTCGGCCACTTCGGCGACCGCGCCCTGTGGACCGGGGCCGCCGGGGGCCTCGACGACCTGCGCCTGCTCGCCGAGCGGGCCGACGCCGCCGCCCGCCGGGCCGGGGTGCCCATGGAACAGCACCGCCGCTACACCCCCCACCTCACCCTCGCCCGCAGCCACCACGGGGGCACCGACCTGCGGCCCTGCCTCGACGCCCTCGCCGGCTTCGAGGGCACGCCCTGGCAGGTCGACACCCTCAGCCTGGTCCGCAGCAACCTCCCCACCAGCGGAATCCCCGGCGAGCAGCCCCGCTACGAGACCGTCGGCGCCTGGACCCTCTCGGGCTGA
- a CDS encoding MFS transporter, producing the protein MSTGTGADSAPGHTSTTTPTAGKNNLGAPPGGSRGTFSSLKIRNYRLFATGQVVSNTGTWMQRIAQDWLVLSLTGSASAVGITIALQFLPMLLFGLYGGVLADRLPKRPLLIATQTAMGLTGVALAVLTLAGHVQVWHVYLAAFLIGLVTVVDNPARQTFVSEMVGPAQLANAVSLNSANFQSARLVGPAIAGVLITAVGSGWAFLLNGLSFAAPVAGLLLMRVHELHPVEPRPRAKGQLREGLRYVAGRPELVWPIVLVGFIGTFGFNFPIWLSAFVDNVFHGDAGTYGLFNTLIAAGSLAGALLAARRGHSRLRLLVTAAVLFSLLLVVTAFAPAFWLFAALLVPIGMFGLTVNVVANSSVQTATDPEMRGRVMALFMMVFTGGTPVGAPLVGWITDTYGARLGMAAGGLISLAAAVAVAVVLSRVGNLRLSVNRHGITFVPSPRPRELAPA; encoded by the coding sequence TTGAGTACGGGAACCGGAGCAGACTCCGCACCCGGCCATACATCCACCACTACTCCCACCGCGGGCAAGAACAACCTGGGGGCACCGCCCGGCGGTAGCCGGGGGACGTTCAGCTCGCTGAAGATCCGGAACTACCGGCTCTTCGCCACCGGCCAGGTCGTCTCCAACACGGGCACCTGGATGCAGCGCATCGCGCAGGACTGGCTGGTCCTCTCCCTGACCGGCTCCGCGTCCGCCGTCGGCATCACCATCGCCCTGCAGTTCCTGCCGATGCTGCTGTTCGGGCTCTACGGAGGCGTACTCGCCGACCGGCTGCCCAAGCGGCCGCTGCTGATCGCCACACAGACCGCGATGGGCCTCACCGGCGTCGCACTCGCCGTCCTGACCCTGGCCGGACACGTCCAGGTCTGGCACGTCTACCTCGCGGCCTTCCTGATCGGGCTGGTCACCGTCGTCGACAACCCGGCCCGCCAGACGTTCGTCTCCGAGATGGTCGGCCCCGCGCAGCTCGCCAACGCGGTCAGCCTGAACTCCGCGAACTTCCAGTCCGCGCGGCTGGTCGGCCCGGCGATCGCCGGCGTGCTCATCACCGCCGTCGGCTCCGGCTGGGCCTTCCTGCTGAACGGGCTGTCCTTCGCCGCGCCCGTCGCGGGCCTGCTGCTGATGCGGGTGCACGAGCTGCACCCGGTCGAGCCGCGGCCCCGCGCGAAGGGGCAGCTCCGTGAGGGCCTGCGCTACGTCGCCGGGCGGCCGGAGCTGGTCTGGCCGATCGTGCTGGTCGGCTTCATCGGCACCTTCGGGTTCAACTTCCCGATCTGGCTGTCGGCCTTCGTCGACAACGTCTTCCACGGGGACGCGGGCACGTACGGGCTGTTCAACACCCTCATCGCGGCCGGCTCCCTGGCCGGCGCCCTGCTGGCGGCCCGGCGCGGGCACTCCCGCCTGCGGCTGCTGGTGACGGCGGCGGTCCTCTTCTCGCTGCTGCTGGTGGTGACGGCGTTCGCCCCCGCCTTCTGGCTCTTCGCGGCGCTGCTGGTACCCATCGGGATGTTCGGCCTGACGGTCAACGTCGTGGCCAACTCCAGCGTGCAGACGGCCACCGACCCCGAGATGCGGGGGCGGGTCATGGCCCTGTTCATGATGGTCTTCACCGGCGGCACCCCCGTCGGGGCCCCGCTGGTCGGCTGGATCACGGACACCTACGGAGCCCGCCTCGGCATGGCGGCCGGCGGCCTGATCTCCCTGGCGGCCGCGGTCGCCGTCGCGGTGGTCCTCTCCCGCGTCGGCAACCTCCGCCTGAGCGTGAACCGCCACGGCATCACCTTCGTCCCCTCCCCCCGCCCCCGCGAACTGGCCCCGGCCTGA
- the ddaH gene encoding dimethylargininase: protein MTTPTAPARVATRRRLLMCRPRHYDVTYSINPWMHPEKSTDTALAVRQWERLRDLYRELGHLVEEIEPVEGLPDMVFAANGATVVDGKVYGARFRHAQRTAEGPAYLDWFRRRGYREVLWPEYINEGEGDILTVGRRLLAGTGFRTDPRSHAEAQEFFGLPVTSLTLVDPEYYHLDTALAVLSDDEVMYYPAAFSEGSRAVLRTLFPHAILATAEDAAVFGLNAFSDGRHVLLPEAATGLRAQLSARGFEPIGVALSELLKAGGSVKCCTLELRDR, encoded by the coding sequence ATGACCACCCCCACGGCCCCCGCGCGCGTCGCCACCCGGCGCCGGCTGCTGATGTGCCGTCCGCGGCACTACGACGTCACGTACTCGATCAACCCGTGGATGCACCCGGAGAAGAGCACCGACACCGCCCTCGCCGTCCGCCAGTGGGAGCGGCTGCGCGACCTGTACCGCGAACTCGGCCACCTCGTAGAGGAGATCGAGCCCGTCGAGGGCCTGCCCGACATGGTGTTCGCCGCCAACGGCGCCACAGTCGTCGACGGCAAGGTCTACGGCGCGCGGTTCCGCCACGCGCAGCGCACCGCCGAGGGCCCGGCGTACCTGGACTGGTTCCGGCGCCGGGGCTACCGCGAGGTGCTGTGGCCCGAGTACATCAACGAGGGCGAGGGCGACATCCTCACCGTCGGCCGCCGGCTGCTCGCCGGCACCGGCTTCCGTACCGATCCGCGCTCGCACGCCGAGGCCCAGGAGTTCTTCGGCCTGCCGGTGACGAGCCTGACCCTCGTCGACCCGGAGTACTACCACCTGGACACGGCCCTGGCCGTGCTCTCCGACGACGAGGTCATGTACTACCCGGCCGCCTTCTCCGAGGGCAGCCGGGCCGTGCTCCGCACGTTGTTCCCCCACGCGATCCTCGCCACCGCCGAGGACGCCGCGGTCTTCGGGCTGAACGCCTTCTCCGACGGCCGCCACGTGCTGCTGCCGGAGGCGGCCACCGGCCTGCGGGCCCAGCTCAGCGCGCGCGGCTTCGAGCCGATCGGGGTCGCTCTCTCCGAGCTCCTGAAGGCGGGCGGCAGCGTGAAGTGCTGCACCCTGGAGCTGCGCGACCGCTGA